Within the Drosophila melanogaster chromosome 3R genome, the region ATTTTTGCAGTAATCATGAAGAATGAAAACGCATAAAGATAAACCATTAAGAAGAACAGTAATGAATTCTGActcatttgtatttttttttttttgtttttgttgaataACCGAAGATCGCTTCTTACATAGATATGTGTGTAACATATGTTATATTCTAAacttataaaaatagtttGGCTGGCTGcaacacaaataaattaaatggaatGGTTTTCTGTTTCCTTATCCAAGAGTTAACAggattatattaaaaataatgcttataaaatataaacaaaaactcCATTCGCATTAAAATAATGGGAAAAAGTCATTCACTTCTTTGATTTTaccaaaaagtttttaaggTCTGGTGGCATCgtcaaaaatgaattaaagACTGTCTTCCATTTATAATGATGCGTACAATATTCCATGTATAAAGATGAAGCCTCTTCATTATCAATTAAAGCTTCCGCGTGAATCTGAAgtctttttaaaataaaggaaGAGCTGACAAGAACCATTTTGGGATACTCCGAGTCGACTTCTGGACAATTCACCCTGTTAAGATAATACATTGTCACATCTTTATACTGTTATACAGCTACACATCTCAACTCACATgatattaatatattgttCTATAATGCATCTGATTACACAAAGGCTTTGACgatatatttcaatatttttaaaatgaatatcATCCGTTTCGGTTAACTCAACGAAGTGCACAATATTATCGGTAGAATGTTGTAGAAAGCCTgtattaaacaaacaaaaacattttcaaactAGAAcgattaacattttaaatttatacaaaCCATTCAATGCTAAAAACATCGAAAACTTAAGTACTCCCAGAAAACGTGTCTCGTCCTTTTCTTCGCAATGCAAGGCGAGAAAACTATTGTACGTACCGTATAAGATGGTCAAATTAAGTTGCAGATTTACATCTATAATATTTTAGGagagtaaaaataaattaaatacaatcattagaatttgtataaaataacTCAAACCTAGTCGAGACTCTATCCAAGCTGAAAGATTCTTCTTAATAGCGGCGATGAAGGCTTTATTGTGTCGCACAAATTCTGGTGATGGCATTTTTTCAAGCTATGCGAgataattaaaagaaaaatgaattATCTGGTTTAAGAAGTTTTTAAATTACTAACATTTTCATATTCGTTTTCAATACTTgtcgaaaaattaaaatctccGCGTCGTGCTAAATCCAATATTCTACTTTGATCACGATACCTAGCAAAATCAGGGCATATCACTAATTCCTCGCCTTTATGGACTTTTTTAGCTGTCACACCAACGACTTTTCCATTTGGTAAAAATCTGAAATTTTCGTAAACATCTTAGTGtgaacaaaaaattaaaagatcAAAACTTACAtggctttaatatttttcgtCCCACAATTCTgcttaaaagcttttaatgtAACACAAAGCGTAGATTTTAGTTGGACGgtattttctattttgtgaaaatattgataaacaaattgctgAAAATATTTAGCAATATTCGTCAACAGCTGGCAACGTTGTGATGTGTTAAAAATTTGAAGaatttcgtttatttcttGTTCGGGCAAAGTATCTGCACTTACGAGATCTTCAACAGCttcaatttcatatttttgcatGCAAATAGAATGTAGCCTATCAGCAAAACGAAATATCGGACTATCATTTGAGAACTTCTCTGGATACTCAGGTTCGATCTCTGCTAGACTATCGTGAACGTTGTTATAACAGTCTACGAAATCTGTAATCGCATTAACTCCATAGTAACTGAATACATTTGCGCTTATACGATCAGTTGGCATCGGAAGAATACCACAATTTTCGAATTCatcattattttcattcatgGCATCAATACCTTCACGTTGTCTGTAGCATAAGTTATCTCGCTGGGAATTTAATAGAACGTGGCCACCCAAACGTAAAAGTATAGCTGCCATTACAGTAATTAAGTCTGTTTTCACAAGAgccagcaaataaaaatatttctctgCGAGGCGCGTGtcattgtaaataaaaaccgACAAACGAAATGCCGTGGTTACGATTTCTGTATACTTTTCCCTTGTCAGCAGGTTATAATCTGGCGCCGTAGCAAGGAGTTCTCCAACAAGATTATAAGTTTTCTCCTCTTCCTGGGCATGCTCCAGTATAAAGGTCCAAGCATCTCGGGGATTGCTTAATATTCTGAAATGGGGAAAAGAAAGTCAATTTTGATATATAAGCATGTGTTTAAAATCTACTCGTTAGTTACCCGCCATCCATCGCATAATCTACTATAGCCGGAAGAATATATTCCCCTGCTTCGCAAAACAACCGAAACAGCATGTTAGCCTCAAGCATTGGGATGAGTCCAATTTTATATCCATAGCACTCGTACTGGTGGACTTCTGCATCTGATTTCATACACGATTTTGAGCAATAGGATCTATAACGACAGTTATCACAGGTGTATAGCTGTTGCTGATGCACTCCACACAACTCGCAGTTCAGAAATGGAGCACTAAACTGAAAGTACACAGGATTCTCCACAAGAACAATTTCTCCTTTAGGCACATCGCATGAAGCGAAAACTCCGCCAGATTTCTCAATGGATTTTTCGCTATAAGGGAACATATGAATTTACTAAATGTATTGTACATCAAACATTCTTTACGTACGAATAATCACAAGCTTGGCTGGCAAACGGAATTTTCCGAGTAAGCTTAAAACCCTTAAAAGGCACAAAGTTCTCGGTTTGAACTTTCTTGCAAAACTCAACATTTATTCTAGCTTGGTTGATTCTCTCTTCATGTTGCTCTATAAGAGCTAGAAAAGGACTAACTTctagaaaatataataaaataattaaaattaaaaagaaaattcaaaacaaCGCTAGTAATACTCACCACTTCGATCGGCTAGTGTCCCATCTTctaaaatgaaagaaaaacagcGATTTATAGAAGATCATTACAACATATTATGCAAATTACCAATGAGGCCTTTTACAACTGAAAGTTTATCTTTCGATGCTTCATACTCCCGATTCACAAAAAGGCATATACAGTGAAGTATCTGCGAGATTATCGTTCCCTCCGCTGTCTTGAGAGCTGGATCCAAAGACTCGTAATATAGTAAATCATTGCATGCGGTctagagcaaaaaaaaagggttgtGAACATATGATGTAGATGTGTATTCAGCTGTGAAGATGACATACCGTATTCTGGTTATTTTTTATGTAGAGCACACTTCTGGCCATAATCGCATCCACGCATGTAGGGGAGGCGCTGGGTGCGCGGCATATAATTTCGTCCAGACTCTGCAAAGTCTGTGTTCTGGATTACAATAGGGTTATATATCATATCAATAATGTGGATATACCATCTTCAACACTGTAGGACTTTTCATATTCATACACTTCTTGGAAATGTTAAGGCAACCTTCAGCAACTTCAGAAAAATCGAGAAAAACTTTGTCGGTTGTTTTGCGCAGAATCTTCAAGAACAGCTCGCATTCTCtgaaattgtaaattattattattctataATTATCTATCTATGAGCATTGCAGGATCCTATCGCAGGACAACTAGGATTTCGCAATATTGCAAAACCTGCGGGATCTCAGGACAAGTGGGCCTGTTACTCACATCAGGTTACGTGGACACATGGCCTCGGACATCGTGATATATTCAGAGGCCTCGGGGCGAGGCTCCGACCCCATATACAATGGTATTCGGTGCATAATTACCActtaattttgaaaaaaccTCATCAAAGCGTGTTTTGAAGATCTCGCGGTAAGAATGTGACCGCATTGCGCCGCCACAAAAATCGACAACTATTTGATATAATATTTTAGTGTTACCAGAAGTAAGCAATCCAATTTAGTTATCggcttataaaatattatataatagataaaatataataataataaataataagtaGAATATTCCGGTGTCTTTGGTCCAAATCAACTGAATATCTTTATTCTGTACATTTCGAGATAACCAAAATATGTTACTTTTATTATGCACTCATTTTTTACACCTTTATTACCAGCAATTTATCCTATCGAtggaaaaattcaaattaaaatttttaaataaatttttatataatgaatccattttattttcttattttgaaACAATTGAACATAGAGCCCAACCGAACCTTGGGCTCCCAGCATTATTGCTTTGTGCTTATGTTTTCTTCGTAAAGCCTCCGTTCGCCGCGGAGCCACTATGCTGAAAAGGAACCAGTTGGAACTGACGAACCACTCGCTCGCATCCCTTCTTTGTCGATATATCGATAGGCTGGCCAATCGTCTAACTtacaaaacataaataacaacTACAATCTCTTACTCTTTGGCTAGTTTCTGCACATGACACCATATTTTAACCATTCTTTTTACTGTTCACGTATCTCAAAAAGAACAGTTATATTGTAGAGCATCCCtgatatttcatatatttatttacaatggGGAAAACATCAAAGGACAAACGAGATATCTATTACCGACAAGCCAAAGACGAAGGCTGGAGGGCCAGGAGTGCCTTCAAGTTGCTCCACGTGGACGAAGCCTACGGAATTCTAAATGGTTAGATCATTGAAACTACTTAGGAACAAAATATAACACACTTTTCCATATATAGGTGTTCAGCGGGCAGTCGATCTGTGTGCTGCTCCTGGCAGCTGGTCCCAGGTGCTCTCTCGGAAACTCTACGATACCTGCGAAACGGACGATGAAAAGTCCGCTGTTAAGATCATAGCCGTTGATCTGCAGGCCATGGCCCCGATCCGTGGAATACTCCAGCTCCAGGGAGATATCACAAAGCAGTCGACCGCCGAAGCAATCATCGGTCACTTTGgtggaaatgaaaaagccCAGCTGGTGGTCTGCGATGGAGCCCCCGATGTCACCGGGGTCCATGAAATGGACGAGTACATGCAGCACCAGTTACTTGTGGCTGCTCTCAGCATTGCCACCTGTGTGCTGGAAACTGGCGGAACTTTTGTGGCCAAGATTTTTAAGGGAAATGCCACATCGCTATTGAGCTCCCAGATGCagatatttttcaaaaaattcgACATCTACAAGCCACCGAGTTCGCGTCCTTCGAGCATTGAAGCTTTTGTGGTTTGCTCCGATTTTTGCCTTCCCGAGGGCTACATTCCTCAAGTGATTAACCCTGCTCGCGATGATATACGGCTACTGGCACAGAAAACAGGGTCGGAAGTAAACCGTCGTCTAGTTCCTTTTATAGCCTGTGGAGACTTAAATGGGTTGAGTGATCCCGAAGAGGGCAAGACTTCCTCCTCAGATGAATCCAAATCAGTAAGTGATGTGCCTAAtactttgctttgtttttttattcaacCATCTTTCCCACAGAATTTAGAGTATGTTTACGATGCTGTTATGGACGACGCATCTTATCCCCTGGAATTTAAAGAGATTCTAAAGCAAGTCTATGATGAACAACGCCATATtatctaaatatttataaaataaaaccaaaaaaattaaattaaatttgtatattaagTGGGCTTGGGCCAAGCTAAAAGAAATGTgataaaattaatcaaaatattgAATAACTTAGATTATTTAAAGATTAGGTTATTAAGACTACCAAGATATTACTTAATTTTGTGCATATCCCGTTATTTGAGCGACAGCTTTTTTTGCTCGATTTCCAATAGTTTCTTTTTCAGTTCTATTTTCTCAGCCATTAACTGTTCAATTGCCAAGTGATGTCGCTTGTCCTCGTACAGCTTCTGCTTGTACAGGACAAAAAATTCATTGAGTGCAAGTTGAACGCTGTTGGCGGTATCGTGCACCATTTCTAGGTTATTGCTAATCTTGTCAAGCAGTGTGGTCTCCTCCTCCGCCAGTCGACTGCTGGCCAATGCGGCCCGTTTGTTAGATTGCAGGTAAAGCGGGTCAATGTCCGTTTTGTTCTCCTCCGGTTCGTAAACGTACTCGGCGGAAGTCTGAAGGGCGCCACCATCTTCTTCCGGGACCACATCCTCTACTTCGTCCACATCAAATTCCGTGGTGGAATTCTCATGCATTTCATCGTCGGAGACCTTCATAATAATCTGACTTACATCCTCGTTTAATCTACACAGTGTGGCTATTGTTTCCTCCGACGAAGTAAGACTGGTGCCAAAAGGCATGTTCTGCATCTCATTCTTTTCCACCTTTCTCAGGATAAACCTCTTCCAGTCCTTTAAGGCCtacaaacaaatcaacttATAATGCAAGCGGTTAGAAAAAAAGTAAGTTAGAATACCCTTCTCCAGGTGGCTATATCTTTTCGCGGCGGACCGTGGCTATTAAGTTCGGATGACAGTTCCTCCCACAGCGACTCCAGATTGCCCCGTGTTTCCCACGTCGGATTCTGAAGCAGACGCGGATGTTTCTTCACGAATTCTAACAATATCAGCTCTTGCGTTGAGTTGCGCGGCTTGGCTTTGTTCCGGTCGATGGCGATGGTGGTCTGCGGCTGGAATTTGTACTTGGAGTTCCGGTTGAGTCCCGATGTGGGGTGCATCCTGTTCATGTGCTTGCTTAGATTCGTGGTGGTCGTCTTGTAAGAGAGCTTCGCCTTGCAGATATTACACACCGCAAACGTGTCGTCCACCGCCCGGAAAAAGCACCAGATCTCGCTCGTTTTCCGCTTCATTTCGACTAAGTTGTTTTGGAAAAGGAAACAGGCTCGTAGTTCCGTCCAAAGCAATAGTTCAAGAACTAGTAATTTAGGGATGAGCTTGCGGGCGCTGATTTCAAGTTTCGAACTAGTTCAAAATATCGAATACATTGAAGGAGTGCAAATGCACCTTAATTAGGGCAGATTTTTCATTGATCAGTAAAATCTAATGTTGTTGACTTATTAACCAGTCGTGGTAAGTCCCAaactgaataaataaatatgcaacatACGAAATTTGGCAGTGGTTAAATCATCATTTTTTTCTAACATCACTGTAGCAAAATGCAAACTTATAAATTTAGACAAATCTTCAGTCGTTCACCTATTGAAAAAAAAcgtatgaaaaaaatatatattttaaatttgcatgtTAATTCCAACATTTGTAATATGATAATATTTATATGCGAGCGAAATTGATGTATTGTGGCGATAGTCAGAAAACCATCGACGTCAGACTATCGATAGTACCATCGATATTTTGACAGCTATACTGCTGAGGTGACAACTTGTCACTGACAAGTCATGATAATTTTTTGTAAAGCAATAGATTTATCGCCATGGATGACTCGTTTTTCGGCTTTGACACGAATCTACCGGTAAGCAGCGGTCCCGACATTGCGGCTGCAATATCCGGGATAGCGGGCCGCACAGGGGTCGGCAAATGCCCAACGCACACTTTTCACTCGGCAAATAAGGGGGCATCGAAGGCCACCGGGGGCAGAAAAAGTAGGAATGTCTAATTTACTTGCTTCAATTGTTTCTCCAGGACGAAGATGGTGGCGATGGACGCATCGTCGAGGCGGAATACGATGCCCTCAATGACGAAACCTTTGGATCCGCTATAAATGGCGACTGGGAGGAAGCCCATGAGACGATGGTACGCCTGGGCGGGAATGGCGAAAGGGTGCGGAAGCGACCCGCGGAATCTAGTGGAAATACGGATTTTGCCGATCAGGGAAATGGTGCCTTCCTGCGACACGCTAATCCGCTATCATCGGCGCCCTCTTCAAGCGGCTCCACTCCGGCCCCTTTGAATGCCCCCTTCCGACAGTCTCGTCACATAGGGGACTCGGACTTGGAGCTAAACATTTCCTCCATGAAGTTGGACGACATGGACCTGTCCTCTTTCACCACTGATAGCGAAGCCGGTGGGCTGAGCAACCGCATTAAGCTGGACTCCGGGGTCTGGGGATCACAGCCGTTTCCCAACAACCAACATTTGTTCCGCGAGCCTATGCGCAGCGCCTTCaagccacagcagcagcaacatcagcagcaccaacCACAACAAATGAAGCCACCGCAGGAAGCGAATGCCAACTTTGCACTGAATCCACAGCCTTTTCCAAAAATTACAACTCTCGAGGATATAGAGCGCAATATGATCATTCAGCAGGCCATTCcgaaacaacagcagcagagcCAGCAACAGGCGGAACGCAAAATGTTTGATGATTTTAGTCTGGGTAACAGGCAGCAGGTGCCTACACCAACCATGTTGCAGCAACAgatgttgcagcagcagcatcatcagaAACaacagtcgcagcagcagccgccacAACAAGCGCAGCACAAGggtaattatatattaaaactaaaaagtATTGATGCATACAAAAACAGGCCTCagtatttaaaaagaaaacatgtCCAACAAAAAGTATAAttcctaaaaatatttatttcttacgAATCTATTTTTGGGGACAATTTTTAAGACAGATTTAACCATTTAAGGAACAAACTTCAAGTCCCTGATAGATTTCTGCGACATATGAAAATAACACCATTTAACAATTCATTGCAGTACCCCCTGGCTTCTTGGGCACGCCGCACACCTCTCCACCGAGGCCAAATTTGGGTTTCCCCGGACCCGAGCTACTGCCCACGCCATCGTCGCAGCAACAACTAAACGGTATTGGTGGCAACCGAGTGCCGCCCGGATTTATTTACCCGCAAGGTCTGCCCGGGAATATTCCGCAATTGCCCCAGCATCCTCTAATGCAGCAGCACATGCCGCACAACTTTCCACTGCCCGGCGGCAACCAGCGACCTCTACCCAATCCACAAGCTCTGCCCACGGCCCTGAACAATTTCGCGATGCATCCAAGCTTCAATGCGATGCGCGCCGCTGGAATCCATCCAGGGGCTTTTATGCAACCTCCCCATCCGCACCAGATGCTGCCACCGCGAATGCCGCCGCACCCGCTGCAAGCTGCCACAAGTCTATTAGGTCAGCAGCCACCGAATTCCATGTATAACATGTTCAACATGCGACTAGTGCAAGAGATCCAGCAAAACCATCCGCTGCTTCAACAGGCTGCTGTTGTACGCCAAATGCAACAGAGCAGAGCAGGATCCGTGGCCAGCGATCGTCAGAGATCGCaggcgcaacagcagcaacaaggaCGACGTCCAGATGGTACAGGAAATTACCCGCTGGAAGAGTACGATGAATATGCCAACCTAATGAGCACGCGCGACAAGCACTGGCTAATCGGAATCCAGCTTTCGCAGCTGAATACGGACACGCCGTATATCGACGACTATTACTACACGGTGTTCAGGGAGCGCAAGGCCCAACAGAACGGGCAAATGCGCAACAGTCAGGCGCACAAGGACAACCAGTTGAATCATCCGCTTACTCAGCCACGCGGCCATGCGCAGCTTATTCTCGTACAGTTGGGCAACAAGAATGGTACTCGCAATGGACACGGACGTGAGCGACGCAACTCGGAGAACACCAACAGCACGTCAGGCAACACGAACAATGGATCAGGtggtaacaacaacaacctgACAGGCTATATATTCTCACCACTGAAGTTCGAGAACTCACTGGGAAAGCTACAGTACGGAAGTGTGACAGCTCCGCGAAAAATTATCGATGCTGACATTATGAGTGGTGAATCAAATGCCGCTGCTGAAGCCAACGCAACTTCTTCATCAAAAAGCTCGACTCCGCTGCCCACCTCCGCGAGCCATGATGTAAATCCCAGTAGCATGCGGAAGTCGCGACACATTTTGCTTCTGATTGAAACACTGTATCGCTATCTGCTGAAGTTGGAGGATTTGGAAAGCCCAGAAGTGATGGCCACCATTGagctgaaaaagaaaaaggaagcCGAACGGATCGCAGCCCTTGAGCAGCTGGAAATGGCCAATAAAACGCCCGAAGAACGTGCTGCTGAAGCCGCCAATCCGCAAACCATGAATCCGCAACTAAAGAACAAGTTCAACTATGAGGTAGAGACGAAAGCTGCGTTGGTCAATAAATTAAAGGCAGGTCTGGCCTTCGACAAGGTTATCGCCATGATGAATGTGCGCAAGGGAAAGGTGTGTACTTTTTCTTATACTAATTTTAACAAGTGCAACCAAATAGAATTCG harbors:
- the CG18213 gene encoding uncharacterized protein, isoform B is translated as MHRIPLYMGSEPRPEASEYITMSEAMCPRNLIECELFLKILRKTTDKVFLDFSEVAEGCLNISKKCMNMKSPTVLKMTLQSLDEIICRAPSASPTCVDAIMARSVLYIKNNQNTTACNDLLYYESLDPALKTAEGTIISQILHCICLFVNREYEASKDKLSVVKGLIEDGTLADRSEVSPFLALIEQHEERINQARINVEFCKKVQTENFVPFKGFKLTRKIPFASQACDYSEKSIEKSGGVFASCDVPKGEIVLVENPVYFQFSAPFLNCELCGVHQQQLYTCDNCRYRSYCSKSCMKSDAEVHQYECYGYKIGLIPMLEANMLFRLFCEAGEYILPAIVDYAMDGGILSNPRDAWTFILEHAQEEEKTYNLVGELLATAPDYNLLTREKYTEIVTTAFRLSVFIYNDTRLAEKYFYLLALVKTDLITVMAAILLRLGGHVLLNSQRDNLCYRQREGIDAMNENNDEFENCGILPMPTDRISANVFSYYGVNAITDFVDCYNNVHDSLAEIEPEYPEKFSNDSPIFRFADRLHSICMQKYEIEAVEDLVSADTLPEQEINEILQIFNTSQRCQLLTNIAKYFQQFVYQYFHKIENTVQLKSTLCVTLKAFKQNCGTKNIKAIFLPNGKVVGVTAKKVHKGEELVICPDFARYRDQSRILDLARRGDFNFSTSIENEYENLEKMPSPEFVRHNKAFIAAIKKNLSAWIESRLDVNLQLNLTILYGTYNSFLALHCEEKDETRFLGVLKFSMFLALNGFLQHSTDNIVHFVELTETDDIHFKNIEIYRQSLCVIRCIIEQYINIMVNCPEVDSEYPKMVLVSSSFILKRLQIHAEALIDNEEASSLYMEYCTHHYKWKTVFNSFLTMPPDLKNFLVKSKK
- the Trm7-32 gene encoding tRNA methyltransferase 7-32; this translates as MGKTSKDKRDIYYRQAKDEGWRARSAFKLLHVDEAYGILNGVQRAVDLCAAPGSWSQVLSRKLYDTCETDDEKSAVKIIAVDLQAMAPIRGILQLQGDITKQSTAEAIIGHFGGNEKAQLVVCDGAPDVTGVHEMDEYMQHQLLVAALSIATCVLETGGTFVAKIFKGNATSLLSSQMQIFFKKFDIYKPPSSRPSSIEAFVVCSDFCLPEGYIPQVINPARDDIRLLAQKTGSEVNRRLVPFIACGDLNGLSDPEEGKTSSSDESKSNLEYVYDAVMDDASYPLEFKEILKQVYDEQRHII
- the CG18213 gene encoding uncharacterized protein, isoform D, with the translated sequence MHRIPLYMGSEPRPEASEYITMSEAMCPRNLIECELFLKILRKTTDKVFLDFSEVAEGCLNISKKCMNMKSPTVLKMSLDEIICRAPSASPTCVDAIMARSVLYIKNNQNTTACNDLLYYESLDPALKTAEGTIISQILHCICLFVNREYEASKDKLSVVKGLIEDGTLADRSEVSPFLALIEQHEERINQARINVEFCKKVQTENFVPFKGFKLTRKIPFASQACDYSEKSIEKSGGVFASCDVPKGEIVLVENPVYFQFSAPFLNCELCGVHQQQLYTCDNCRYRSYCSKSCMKSDAEVHQYECYGYKIGLIPMLEANMLFRLFCEAGEYILPAIVDYAMDGGILSNPRDAWTFILEHAQEEEKTYNLVGELLATAPDYNLLTREKYTEIVTTAFRLSVFIYNDTRLAEKYFYLLALVKTDLITVMAAILLRLGGHVLLNSQRDNLCYRQREGIDAMNENNDEFENCGILPMPTDRISANVFSYYGVNAITDFVDCYNNVHDSLAEIEPEYPEKFSNDSPIFRFADRLHSICMQKYEIEAVEDLVSADTLPEQEINEILQIFNTSQRCQLLTNIAKYFQQFVYQYFHKIENTVQLKSTLCVTLKAFKQNCGTKNIKAIFLPNGKVVGVTAKKVHKGEELVICPDFARYRDQSRILDLARRGDFNFSTSIENEYENLEKMPSPEFVRHNKAFIAAIKKNLSAWIESRLDVNLQLNLTILYGTYNSFLALHCEEKDETRFLGVLKFSMFLALNGFLQHSTDNIVHFVELTETDDIHFKNIEIYRQSLCVIRCIIEQYINIMVNCPEVDSEYPKMVLVSSSFILKRLQIHAEALIDNEEASSLYMEYCTHHYKWKTVFNSFLTMPPDLKNFLVKSKK
- the Patr-1 gene encoding protein associated with topo II related - 1, isoform A codes for the protein MDDSFFGFDTNLPDEDGGDGRIVEAEYDALNDETFGSAINGDWEEAHETMVRLGGNGERVRKRPAESSGNTDFADQGNGAFLRHANPLSSAPSSSGSTPAPLNAPFRQSRHIGDSDLELNISSMKLDDMDLSSFTTDSEAGGLSNRIKLDSGVWGSQPFPNNQHLFREPMRSAFKPQQQQHQQHQPQQMKPPQEANANFALNPQPFPKITTLEDIERNMIIQQAIPKQQQQSQQQAERKMFDDFSLGNRQQVPTPTMLQQQMLQQQHHQKQQSQQQPPQQAQHKVPPGFLGTPHTSPPRPNLGFPGPELLPTPSSQQQLNGIGGNRVPPGFIYPQGLPGNIPQLPQHPLMQQHMPHNFPLPGGNQRPLPNPQALPTALNNFAMHPSFNAMRAAGIHPGAFMQPPHPHQMLPPRMPPHPLQAATSLLGQQPPNSMYNMFNMRLVQEIQQNHPLLQQAAVVRQMQQSRAGSVASDRQRSQAQQQQQGRRPDGTGNYPLEEYDEYANLMSTRDKHWLIGIQLSQLNTDTPYIDDYYYTVFRERKAQQNGQMRNSQAHKDNQLNHPLTQPRGHAQLILVQLGNKNGTRNGHGRERRNSENTNSTSGNTNNGSGGNNNNLTGYIFSPLKFENSLGKLQYGSVTAPRKIIDADIMSGESNAAAEANATSSSKSSTPLPTSASHDVNPSSMRKSRHILLLIETLYRYLLKLEDLESPEVMATIELKKKKEAERIAALEQLEMANKTPEERAAEAANPQTMNPQLKNKFNYEVETKAALVNKLKAGLAFDKVIAMMNVRKGKILIRRIMPFIADQSIRWVVWSGVFCSLQTVVKKDKDDVEGVLYALYPEFKKHVNKATFELLVSISSAITLNDKKLAGIFCSRFGILSLVALILRAEEIYVSRTDATLSEENRQKWREFLAQVASCLNRTIQNQTISAAIESDAIQPLMDHFERFKDLKLDALLALITEARHQID
- the CG18213 gene encoding uncharacterized protein, isoform C encodes the protein MHRIPLYMGSEPRPEASEYITMSEAMCPRNLIECELFLKILRKTTDKVFLDFSEVAEGCLNISKKCMNMKSPTVLKMTLQSLDEIICRAPSASPTCVDAIMARSVLYIKNNQNTTACNDLLYYESLDPALKTAEGTIISQILHCICLFVNREYEASKDKLSVVKGLIDGTLADRSEVSPFLALIEQHEERINQARINVEFCKKVQTENFVPFKGFKLTRKIPFASQACDYSEKSIEKSGGVFASCDVPKGEIVLVENPVYFQFSAPFLNCELCGVHQQQLYTCDNCRYRSYCSKSCMKSDAEVHQYECYGYKIGLIPMLEANMLFRLFCEAGEYILPAIVDYAMDGGILSNPRDAWTFILEHAQEEEKTYNLVGELLATAPDYNLLTREKYTEIVTTAFRLSVFIYNDTRLAEKYFYLLALVKTDLITVMAAILLRLGGHVLLNSQRDNLCYRQREGIDAMNENNDEFENCGILPMPTDRISANVFSYYGVNAITDFVDCYNNVHDSLAEIEPEYPEKFSNDSPIFRFADRLHSICMQKYEIEAVEDLVSADTLPEQEINEILQIFNTSQRCQLLTNIAKYFQQFVYQYFHKIENTVQLKSTLCVTLKAFKQNCGTKNIKAIFLPNGKVVGVTAKKVHKGEELVICPDFARYRDQSRILDLARRGDFNFSTSIENEYENLEKMPSPEFVRHNKAFIAAIKKNLSAWIESRLDVNLQLNLTILYGTYNSFLALHCEEKDETRFLGVLKFSMFLALNGFLQHSTDNIVHFVELTETDDIHFKNIEIYRQSLCVIRCIIEQYINIMVNCPEVDSEYPKMVLVSSSFILKRLQIHAEALIDNEEASSLYMEYCTHHYKWKTVFNSFLTMPPDLKNFLVKSKK
- the bdwf gene encoding bedwarfed, producing MKRKTSEIWCFFRAVDDTFAVCNICKAKLSYKTTTTNLSKHMNRMHPTSGLNRNSKYKFQPQTTIAIDRNKAKPRNSTQELILLEFVKKHPRLLQNPTWETRGNLESLWEELSSELNSHGPPRKDIATWRRALKDWKRFILRKVEKNEMQNMPFGTSLTSSEETIATLCRLNEDVSQIIMKVSDDEMHENSTTEFDVDEVEDVVPEEDGGALQTSAEYVYEPEENKTDIDPLYLQSNKRAALASSRLAEEETTLLDKISNNLEMVHDTANSVQLALNEFFVLYKQKLYEDKRHHLAIEQLMAEKIELKKKLLEIEQKKLSLK